The region gcaacataTTTTActttatcaagaatactttcagagataaaagatctagttgctccagaatccatcaaaacttttacttctactgagtttataacaagcatacctgctaccacgtccacatcttgcaccgcatctttcattgtcaagttaaaggttctagctctgggttgagctgatggtgctgggagagacggcggtccatcaattctgagaacattagccttctgcacaggccctttgcaattcctggccatatggcccactttgccacacttgaaacaagccaaatcaggcttccttattccatttgaacattctgaagaataatgccccttctggttacacttgaagcATGTTAtgtccagcttattacacctccccgggtgtctctttccacagttcctgcattcttgcatctgggctctgctttcctttcccggttgtccagctttctggaatcggttcttctgagctccattcccgggtctaaacttctggaacttgtggttctgacctccaccattcttcccaaacttccctctgaactttgagcttccttgctcttgctcagagctttcaaacttcctctttcttccttcattttctcttcgagcagcttcccgctcaccttccactatcattgatttttgaaccaaagcagcatagttcttgatctccaacattgctatctgactcctaatccacggcttgagtccctgctggaacctcttagccttcttcacttcagtattcacgtactctggtacgaaccttgacaattccgaaaacttcacctcatattctgctaccgacatttcctcctgtctaagatccaaaaatttcatctccaactgatcttgcatataacttggcaaatacttttccagaaacatctcagtgaacttctcccaagataagtctttgccttccaacaacgccttagatgactcccaccaaaaacttgcttcatctttcagataataacttgcgtactgagctttcttatcatccttaacttctgctaactcaaaggctttttccatctctctcaaccacgactgcgtTTTAATTGGGTCTGGCAcacctaagaactctggaggatgaacagattgaaagtgcttgaaatttccaacttttggggtcacaggttgttgcaaaagctgagcaagtctgctcatcatagtggtttctgggtttatttctgggtcttgggtgagaatttcttcttcttggtgatctggtgagttgactatttcttacaaacctgattgagcaattatttagtaatacgatagcatggcatatatatataaccacaatttttatgaaatctcttttgcgggttttaagttttacccaatttgcgcatgcaatcctattactacataattctcatatcagtgttgttttatcatggcacggaatagggttttatgatctttaagCATGGTTGCattaaaacatggcattgagaacagtttacaagataatcaaggtgcacaaaggaaagcaagataatagatttatttaatcAAAGGTTACATAGGGAATATTTtggattttaaggttctgaaacagggtacaataaatagcagggctaaacagaggaaaaactggaaaacatccccccATCTACCCCTATCTTCCAATTACTACTGCTACTACTACACTagtctgaaatacaacaagataaatgaaaagggatcccgacatctgaccaagtatcccaaagcctaccggctctgaaaacaacaataacaatctacgggctcaaccaacagtctcgtctaatcatctagaatctctctcaacacaaccaacatccagcgaatgatcttatgcagcctccaggcctcagcatcagcatcactagtggatggtccctcatccaatctcctcctggcaacctgctccaccaacttCACCCGAACttgccactcatcatccataatagaagcactctgcctagactctctggctagACTATATACCAAAGCTCCCAAATCAGGAATGcaggagtacacaaagtctcggtcctgggctaacttgccaccaacactgacaggaacagtcttaggcatctccgactctggctcaggggcaggggtctctaaATCTGGCCTCaggggtgaaatctgcatggggatctcactactctcagaagggtcctcctctgggtctgaactaacatacacaggctcctctggagagggtggaacggggtccacaggggtaccagtcaagctaatctccgagtctgagtcactaccactactaggatcctgagagaaaacacaaaacaacaaccaagaaacaatgttagggttaaataaagcttctagctaactcacaccctaactctagtttccactttttaatcaacactttccttagactataccttaATAGTCTAACAtaactctacatgagtcgaactctctcgcgatatagatatattcccaaaataccctttttaaaacctaacttgtcttagggactagatcctgtagctctgataccaacttgtgacgccctcaatctcggggttaggaaatgaggactcacacacctctaatctaataattaattatgcataaaccccgattaactactaacaggatcaacaggataaaatatgagacaagattacaactaccaatcataaaatataacttacaaacccaaaatattattaaataaacaatatcgattccggctgggaaccgacagataacccattgtatttTTATACACCTCTTTCTAGGCGTGAGCTCACTCATAgacaccactacctgctctgtcaaccggaagccctcaatacggtagggaccaccaggtacgctcttacgagcagtgcgcctaagcctggtcatcttcttgcttaactgccatggttagattaagagaaaacaaatgagtataaaactcagcaagtaactatatagcagttctacaatatcaaatcacaatacgCTTTATCAAACTAGGGCATTagtctaggtggcagatttccatttttttttttggacaaggaaaggtatctgaagaatattagaggctttcaagaaacaagtctcgaaacaggacgaaagccgacattcatcagaaatcattataggatcaaaatagatctttcgatagaggaaagcaacagtatttcaagatagaatcaatcatatgatcaacaatttcaagaatcagggttctcgagctttcAGCTCCACAATAACAATATCAACTCTTTTCAaggcaatataaaccattttcatttctaaaataaatttactgaataaaaatttcagttcccttttaaataatcaattagaacccttgattggatcacttatctttccatttcattatatacgggtgatcagcccgtatcgacctccattccggtctttaaggtaccaatcggcataatttcagccttaaattggactagtcccactagcctcttaccatgactggactagtcccactagcctcttacgtctcaatccaatccatcaggaattcatttggaaaaccttgagttggaaaaaaaacaaataggttttctaaaatccattttatcattaccgagcatttgaaatcattcggactctttcaagtcgaaactcattcttaaatcagattttaaagaaacaaagttcagggagtgaaccaaagatacgcaaggaacaattctcaagaattctgtatcaaggacaacaaggcactaaattagaaggatcaacattaacttagggatcaatagggtgatcaagagaaacagggtatcattacacagagttaaccaagataatcaataggttcaatatgattcatggcattataggtaacttgaacagaaaggtctggttatcaatgagtgaaatcaataggcttatcaataacaggttatcaagaacaaggatTCTCCAAATCAATAACAGGGTTTTATAAAACAAGGGTCtcataaaacaagggtttcatgcttaaacagttcaatactctacatggtatgaacaacatttcctttataatcatttacacaagtaatcagagttacttgcctgaaattgctttcctgagggttgaactactgccacatagtaaatcctttcctttcctatcCTGAATGCCCTCACcctccgaatctacaataaaaccaaaatcttaatcagattctcaactctcgttcccggaacgatcactctatacgataactcgattatatctttgactcgagcatacgaatatagcttatacatataagcacatagcacatagcatatctctttttctcgtagcttttatatccttatatacttaaccatcaaagcgcactcgcttgaccttggctatttctcaaatcacactatcacgactcttttacgagtacaagACCTATTTACATCCAATCATTTACGTatatactatcacttatatcaatcaacttaatttccttttcttttgctccttaattcgaaccatacatacaaaacacatcCACATATATTCATTTTCAACCTCATATAAGCAAGCACAACTAATGCAATTCACAAGGATCATTTAGCACTTAAACTTCATCCCTTTTTAACCAAAAAAAATCCGAATCCTACTTTCATTAAGGATCGAAATCAACACTTTTGTTTAATTATTAAAGTTCGAACTCAACATTACTTAATCTTTGTCATGCAAATCAAAATCTCACTTAGCAATTCAATCCACTtaatttcacctttttattcctaagaatccattcgagtttttccataaatcaacatacAAGAATGGATTTTAACATACAAGGCAATAAATCACATTCTTTACCTATTTTAGTTTTTAACAAGATCATTTCATTCACTTAAACACCAAATCATGTAACACCTAACTcattcaaccaacatgcatttgctcaattaataattaacccccttttatcttgttttcattcggcaaaaacattgttttcaactcaaagactaatCATTAACATGCATTAATTAATCTtctttaaaactatcatgcaatcacttttaggccacATAGATTTAGTGTTCAACAAGATTAATTCACAAAAAAACCGAATTCCTATTCTTTATTTAACAAAACCCGAAGCAAAAATCCACATACAACCTcaattttttttgattttctaagcaacaatcatatgcacacaatcaatggaatcatttaatcaaacaccCACTTGAGTTTCATCAATGAAGCAAAGCCCTTTTTTAAATTTTACAAGAAATcttaacatgcatgcatcatttcaAGTTTATAAATCACAAACTTTCTATTAACAACTATCCACCATTGATTTCATTGCCGAAAACCAACTTGATCACTTTAAAAAAACAAAACCCATTCGGTTAGTGACCTCATGCAAGTGTACTTAGTTTAGAGTTCAGTTTTcacatcacaactcaccaccggttcaccggagttcatcaccggtggcggtggcttcacggtggtgccctcattcgagggtgtccaaccacgaaacccccgatttcGTCAATTATGTAATAtaaactaacatgcacatctttcTATCATTCATTTGCAAGGAATCAAGCTTAACAAGATGACATCAATCAACAACAAGAAGAACCATAGGGTTCTCGGGTGTACACGCACACcgaacacacacaacacacacacacacaccggcatgcaagcctaatcacacacatgcacacacttctACCCATACATAAGTGTTTAGCAAGAAGAATTAGGGAGGGTTGATAAGTTTGATCAATGAAAAAGGAagtataccgagagagattgaagagagagccAATAAAGAGTtgttcgagtgagagagagagagagtgaaagaaaaagaggagagaaaagagtgaaTGCAtggcaagaagaagaaaatgggggaaGGAAGGAGTATTTTATACTCCACCAAGATTAAGGGCAAAATAGTAATCTAATAACTGCCTTTTAATTTGCACTTTCTTTccctttttactcaaatgcaatgaaattcaaaataaaaaatatttctctctcggaaagtcgaggattattgaaaatgacaattttaacacgtaggtctcgaaattagctttttatccattactcataataagaaattgagcgaacggttgattttatatgaatttcgcaaacttgctttaataaatccatttcccacataaaatcaatttaaaaatgcaaagatcagcaatcaaattcactttttatttttaaaaagtctctagggtctttacgaagataacagaataaatcccatgtttttatccttctcagatgattttataaaaatgcgcgagggttaattaaacctttacttaagtCACATAATTCccttaaaattcacaaaattgacacagaacacatagtcatgcacacagtcaaacaatcacacacatatagtcacataacgactcaggtctgatcatagaatctatccctctttaacttTATCtccttttacgcgtaccgggtcacgttcagcctgacggcccgacgctcagcgtttcgattacgcttctcattatctttgccaatcaacacgtctcttaagaagaaatactttattcatttacttcacatataattcacattttatattatttaattccatattaggacggttccgttctacctgacggcctgaaaccacagctcgacttctaagctgactctttaaattggaacgtttttatccacgatccttaactctagtatacagataagacaaataatcaccacttaatcacataattataatctcatcacataacacatactttattttcttaattacgacgcaaaattctcggtcgttacagtgAGTTTACCTCCAAATATATTGAGGATTTTGGTGATAGTACAGAAATTCAGAGGCATCTCACAACTACTTATTGTCCCCAGCAAAATGGGAGTAATGGAGCGACGTAATAGAACCATTGTTGCCATGACAAGGAGCTTACTTTAAAAAAAAGATGCCACAAATATATTGGGGAGAGGCAGTCAGACATGCAGCCTATATCTTGAACAGACTACCAACAAAATCCTTAGTTGGAGAAATGCCTTATGAAGCCTAGATCGGGAAAAAGCCACACCTGAAGCACATTCGCATTTTTTGCTGCCTAGCTCATATGAAAATTCCTAAGGTGCACACCAGAATACTAGATGATCGCAGCAAATAGGTGGTGTATCTTGGTAAAGAACCCAGAACCAAGGCACATCACTTGTTTGATCCTAAAACTGGATGCTTACACGTGAGCAAGGACATAAATTTTGAAGAGAATAAGGGATGGAACTGGCAGGAGTCGGGGAGAGAAGGAAATATGGTTCCAGATTCATTTATTATTGTTGAGGCTCGGGATGGCAAACAAATTGGAGTCAAGGAGGTTTCCGAGGTGATGACACATATACATTCTTACACTACGGAGCCACCGGAACAGAATGCAGTGGTAATATCACCTTGTCTGCAAGTTCAAACACGAGTGAATGTACTCAGCCAAGGAAATTGCGGAGGCTTGAGGATATATACAATGGAACAGAAGTTATTGAACTGTCAGATGAATTGTTGTTCGCCGGGGTTGATGACCCAGCAACTTATAGCTAGGAAGCAAATGAAAGTCAATGGAAGAAGGCGATGCAAGCTGAaattgaagcaattgagaaaacaaGACGTGGATGCTAACTGATCTACCAGAAGGAAGAAAGCCCATAAATCTAAAGTGGGTTTATAAGCTAAAGAAAGTCACATATGGAAATATAGTAAAACATAAAGCGCGACTTGTCGCGAAAGGATACATGCAGAAATAGGGCATAGACTACGAATAAGTGTTTGCGCCTGTGACAAGGTTGTAGACGGTGAGACTGTTGCTTGCATTATCAGCAAAACATGGATGGGAGGTTCATCATTTCGATGTCAAGTCTGCGTTCTTAAATGGTGAACTACTTGAGGAGGTGTACGTATCACAACCAGAGGGCTTTATAAAGGAAAATGAAAGAAAAAGGGTGTACAAACTGCTAAAAGCATTGTACGAACTTCGCCAGGCTCCACGGGCCTGGTATACTTGCCTCAACAGATTCTTAAAAGAAATGGGTTTCATGAAATGCCCATAAGAGCATGCGGTTTACACCAAACATGAAGGAGATGAGTTTCTAGTGGTTGAAGTGTACGTGGACAATCTAATCATAACAGGATCAAATGTTGAAAGCATCAAGGAATTCAAGAAGCAGATGAACAGTGAATTTGAAATGATGGACTTGGGAAAACTATCTTATTATCTAGGTTTGGAGGTGTGTCAAGAGGAGAATTATAAAAAGTTGAAGTGAATAGCATATGCTAAGAAAGCATTGGAGAAAGCAGGAATGAGGGATTGCAACTCAGTCAAATATCCGATGGAAGCTAAAGCTCAGCTGCATAAAGAAGAAGGTGGTAAGCCTGTGGATTCAATCCAGTTTAAGAGCATAGTAAGTGGACTGAGGTACCTTGTACACACCAGGCCGGACATTGCATATTCTGTGGGTGTTGTCAGTCGGTACATGGAGAAGCCCACTGTTCTGCATCTTGAAGTCGTAAAAAGAATACTCAAGTATGTAAGAAAGACACTCGAGTATGGGTTGATATACTCACGTAGAGTGGGGAACTATATCTTATCTGGGTATGCTGATAGTGATATTGATGGGAGCTTGGATAATAGAAGAAGCACGAGTGGCATGACATTatatttgaataaaaatcttATAACCTGGGTATCACAGAAGCAGAGCTGTGTAGCGTTGTCGTCTTGTGAAGTTGAGTTTATGGCAGCAACAGCTGCAGCGTGTCAAGTTATATGGTTAAAGAATTTGCTAAGGCAGATAACTGATATGAGCCTAGACCCAGTTAATATTTTTGTGGATAATACATCTGCAATTGATTTAACAAAAAATCATGTTTTCCACGGGAGAAACAAATATATTGATATACGTTATCAATTATTAGAGACTGCGTGAAGAGAGGAGAAATTGTCATGAAGTATGTGCGAACAAAGGATGAGAAGGTTGACATACTGACAAAGGCTATGACTACTGCAAAATATGAGGAAATGCCTATGCTATGCTACTTGGGGTGTAAGACCTGATGAAGAATGTTTAGATAAAGGGAGGGATTGTTGGAATTTATCTTATTAATTCCTATTTATCTAAACGTTAATTAAATAAAGTTTGTAAAAATAAAACCAGTATATGAGTGGGTCGTGTAGGTGAGGAGAATTGTTAGGAATAGTCTAGGATAGTTTGTTTTAATTGCTATTTTCTTGGTATCATTTTGTTTCCTTAATTAAATCATGTATTCGTTTATTTTGTTTGATGAGATGAAAAATAAGTTTTGTCTTCCGGATAATATACACAACAAACTTTTCGttttattctaatatatttttttaaaaaaaacaccGGGTGCATTTAGACCTAATGAGGCCATACCTAAGAGAATATAATAATAGGGTTTCTAGTTGCGGGGAAACAACTGTAATCACAAATGAATTAAAGAAAGATGGAGAACAAACATGATTTTACAGAACAGTTAATGCAATGATTTGGAAACGCAATTGCTCGTATTATGTATTCACCCACTAGCATATATATCTACAGACTACAGCAACTCTCAGAACACCAGTTTGGATTTTCATTACGTAAACACTGTGTCTGATATTTGATCATCAAATCTTTTCACACGATAATGCGTCTTTAATTGTTTCCATTTTGTTTTATCAAACTCTTTTATTTTctcctaatatatatatatttccaaTTGACTATGGTTGAAAACAAAATAAAcgaattaaaaaattaattatattaatgAGCTTCTTTTTGTTTCGTGATCGTATAACATAGTGAATCCAGATATTccaaaaataaaaaatgaattcTGTATATTTCACTGCACTGAAATTGAAGACTACATcaatggatatatatatatataagagttAGTAGATCTAAAACATCTATATTAGAATAGAAAATTTTATATATAAGGGTAAATAAAATAATGTATAGGTTTACTCTTCAAGTTACTATACATCTCCATCACAATTTTTTTTGATGCATACACaactatatataaaaaaaagtaACAAAACCTCTTTAAATAAGTACTGTAGTTAAACATGGACCTAGCTATTAATATATGGCTATGCTTTGAGTAACTTTAAATGAACCCCTAATGCTTCGAGTAATCATCCAATAGTCAGATCCCACTAGTTGCAAAATTGAGCCAAAAAATAAATAGATATCTTCAAACTTATATTATATATGTGGAAAGAGCTTGATGAAGAATCATAATCAAGGCAGACACTGACCGGATTTAGTCCGTGCCCATAAGCACAAACAGATTGACTGATTGGCTGCTAGTTGATCATGCAACGAATGAGGGAACCACATTTTCATCTAGTTGGTTCCATGAATTAGGTCATTTTTACTATTTCCCTAGCTAGCTTTAAAAATATACATACTCTAATCCGCTTATCACCAAAAATCTTGTTCTGTGTATCTTATAATGTTGCTGTATAGAAAAGCTAGCAATGAGTATGACATAATTGGATTATTAATGTAAGTGTGGAAACCACTACTAATAGTAATAGTAGCCAAATCCCATTATGTTTACATGGTATATATGGCATTAAGGGGCCACATGTAATTTGCTAAAGttttttggttttattttggTAGGGCAAAGAGCCATATCAAGAAGCTATACTAACGTAAGCATATCTAATATACACACAATGTGGTTACAAATGGATCTTGTACACTAAAATTAGGCGTGCCTAAATATGTATAATCAgcaaattaacttgtattaacCTTACTTGATTTGTAGTAAGGGTTGTTGAAGCCTAAATTTGTATTATATATGTCGGTGTTTATTGTTGCGCTTCCCGTGTAAGGAAAATGTGAATCTCTATACAATAGAAAAGGAAGCTAGTAGTTTCCCAAATGTTGGTGTATATAATTGGTTACAGTGGAAAACATACAAGTAAATGTCGAACCATTTCTGTTAGCATTTATACAAATTTTGTactgattttaaaaaaattgataaCTTGCAATTTGAAGCCCTACGTATGTTCTTCATTAttgagagagagaagagagagagagagaggggagagaTGAAAGGTCATGAACTTGCTGAGCTGAAAGGGCAGTAAGTACCCTACATATTTGGTGGCCGATCGACATACGAAAGCTTGAAACAATTTAACGTTGAATTCATGTATGCGGCTGATACAAAAATCTTTCTAATATATTATCGTGAAAGTGCAGATATAGATTTCAAGAATTTAGGTCACGATAGGACATCTAACGAAAATATAGTGACATCGAAGACCCACGATCAGGTAAGGCTACTAGCTAGGCTACCTCTATTTTTATTCGACAACGCCTACTTTTGTTTATTGTTTATTTATAGCATATGGAGCATAAAATCAAAGTTATATGTCCATCAATATATAAGAGTTGTTTAGTTGGTACGCACTCCTACTTATGCAAAATGAGATGATCAAGAGATCCATTTTATGGAAGCCtgtaattttttattttacaAATTTGATGACACGGATTAAATTACCTAAAAGTTGATAAACACCTGTACTTGTAGAATGATCAAATGCCCTACTCTTTAACTACTCGTGCGTTTAAAGAatattactccctctgtcccatcaGATTGTATACAGTTTTTTTCAATGttcgacacgtattttaaggtgaATAAAAAACATACTTccctaatttatttttaaaattttctttttttatattaaacttcaactatcaaattttaattcagaagaaaaaaaaatttaaaataatttatataaatatgttATAAAGGA is a window of Apium graveolens cultivar Ventura chromosome 11, ASM990537v1, whole genome shotgun sequence DNA encoding:
- the LOC141695693 gene encoding secreted RxLR effector protein 161-like, translating into MRDCNSVKYPMEAKAQLHKEEGGKPVDSIQFKSIVSGLRYLVHTRPDIAYSVGVVSRYMEKPTVLHLEVVKRILKYVRKTLEYGLIYSRRVGNYILSGYADSDIDGSLDNRRSTSGMTLYLNKNLITWVSQKQSCVALSSCEVEFMAATAAACQVIWLKNLLRQITDMSLDPVNIFVDNTSAIDLTKNHVFHGRNKYIDIRYQLLETA